In Magnolia sinica isolate HGM2019 chromosome 16, MsV1, whole genome shotgun sequence, the genomic window ATGATATAACCCTTAGTTGTTTCGACTTTAGGTAGGTTTTTATTTAGTTGCGGTTGTTTTGATTGGCCGGTAgtaggttggctagatttgggccctatattAACAAATCATGAGTAGCGACtcgaggtttaagtgatcgggcgaatTTATTGGCTTTCTACGGTTAATTATTCGGATTTGTGCAGCTCTGTACTGGTATCACCTGCGTACAAGCTCACCTCAAGCATTAAgagtcagtaagtgacaacgtaAACTAATTATAccgaaaattttcaaggatttttgaaaattcaaaaagtccttttgaaaatccaaaaagtGAAAATTCGAAACGTTACAATTAATTGGTTAGAGGTTAGGATCACCCTATCAAAGTGAATTATTTTATTCAAGGAATGGGCAATCAAGGGTGGGATTTACAAGATGGATGTTATAGTTGAGCAAAACATTTGTTGCATGGTCAATATGGCTCGTTAATTTCCCTAGCCATTGATTGGAAGATTATATTTATTCAACCAGAGTGATTTTTTTAGAGGATTGGTCGATCATTCATATGATAGATTGTCTAGTTAATTATTAGATCATTTGTATTATGATCAATATCATATTCATTCTCTCTAAACATTGAATGGATGATTAAGATCTTCCAATAGGAGGACAATCAAAGGGTAAAACCACATTCAGATCAAGATCAATTGATAAAAAAAAACCACATGACGATCAAGGTCAAATTGATCAAACCGCAGAATGATCATTATGTGTAACTCCTTCTGTAGCCATTGTGGATCACAAATGCAAATTTTCCCAACGTAGGCAACATCAAATTACTCATCATGTTGACCGCACGATATACAATTTATATTGGAGAGATGCAATTTATCAGGTGCTAGAATGGGCCACCcacaatttatttaatttataagCCAACCAATCATGTGCATTATATTTATAAGAATCACAGTGCATACTCACTAGGGATTGAGCTAACAAAGGAATTATAATTGCCAACAATTACAATAACCATGCATTGTGATACCTGATAATTGAAATATCCAGGGCCCTCAATCCAAATGTCCCCTTGTTGAAGCCACTCTTTTCaatcttattttataaaaaataataccAATTAATCTATTTATTTAATTTGTAGAACAAAAAGTAACTTTCGTGGTCTTAAAAAGCTAGGTGTTTTAACAAAAGAATCTAGAAATAGTTTTTACTATGAAAATCACTGGCACAGCACGATGATGGATCCATCTGATTTTTGCGTCAGGTACTCTTCAAGGTGGTCCCACCTTTTGAAAGCTTGGATGTGAACATGTGGGATTGACTGAAGACTGCTAGACTCGGATTGCCTTGTGTAACACACAACACCGTTCATTGGTATTGTGTGCGGCTTGAAaagccttgtgggccccactatgatgtaattttttaatccatgccgttcatccattttttcagctcattttaggacataaagtcaaaaatgaggtacatccaactctcaggtggaccataccatttgaaacagtggagattgaacccccattgttaaaaacttatcgggggtctacaaagctgatatttgtgttttcccttcatccaggtctgtgtgacataatcaacgggttggatggaaattaaaacattatagtgggctctaGGAATCTTTTAACGATGGACGTTCGATCATTACTGTTTTCCTCTGGCGTGatccacctaaggtttggatttgcttattttttttatttcatgactaaaatgagctggcagaatgaatggacggcgtggataaaacatattcgtcatggtgggtcctacagagATTTTCCAACAGAACTCAATACCAACGTCAGTGCCTTATGCTACACTTTGCAATCTCCTCATGTACCTTTACACACCGCACGTGTTTCTCTTGGGAACGTATCCACGGCAAGCCCTGCATGAAGAGGAACAAAATTAGACaagtcaactcatcaggtggaccatcctTTACCAAAATTATGGACGGCTTAAGGAAAGATCTTGCAAAAGGTCCACATTTGATatggatgtgtggcccacctggtgagttGGAGGCCTGATTTTCAAATAGGTCATCTGcaaggttggccccacctaatggacggtgcagatgttcCAGAGACACGCCAGGTCATATGAGGTGTGTAAATGCGTGTGGAGTAGTTGGTGGATGGCCCAAAGCTGACCTCTTTTTGATTTGGTTGTAACAGCTGCTGTCGGGTGGAGGGAGGGTTGAAATGCTGTTAGTTTTGAATATCCCGTTCTCACATGGAAAGAAATATGGAGAGAAAgaaatatggagagagagagagagagggagagatttgtTGTTGCGGGTCCCAAACCAAATCAATTTTGTGGGCCATTAGCATTGGAGTAGAGGAGTGGAAAAGAGAGGAAGACTTGATTGCAATGTTTCCCATTCTCTCCTCCCATCACTCCTTCCTCTCTGCTTTAATCAATGAGCCCATTCCtttttgactctctctctctctctctgtgtcggAGACTTATGGTACACTGGTGGAGTATGATCATCCATGCACATGTAATGTACAAATGCATGTGTACGTCAATCCAAACCACACGATGGGATCATTCCTACGTAGTGCCCATGCTCTTCTCAATTCGAGTCGCTTGGCTACAAATAATTTTCCAAAATTAGCATTTATGGGAACTTTATCtatttgtacttttttttttttttatagtaattCTCTCACTTCCCCTTTTTTTTTCCGAGGACATTCCCTATTGAAATTTGAAAGATTATCAAATAGTTGTGCGGATTCTTGTATCAAGATGCTTCAGGGAATGTGGATCAGTgggtgtgttgatgtgttgggcACCGTAGATTAcaaattgatgtatgtgtttaatatccacaccgtccatatgttttgtccCCTCATTTTAGGTATTAACCTAAAAATGGAACAAATCCAGAGTTTACGTGGACCATGTCttgggaaatagtggtgattgaccgttcaccattaaaaacatattaaaggccacaaaagtttaggatcagattaatattcatgttttccttttatccaggtctgagtgaccttatctacaggttggataacaaataaacctATAAgatggccctagaaaggtttcaatggtcggtATCATTATTCCTACCATTTCCTatgatgatgtggtccacttgagctttggatccgcttTACTTTTGCGCTCATACCAAAATTAGccggttaaaatggatggacggtgtagatataaaacatatacatcacgttgggccacaatgcccaacacatcaacacacGAACGCTGGGTGTTGTCGTTAGCACAGCCTACTTCACCTCCAATACTCAGATGGAGGGTCCTATCTCGATCAATCGGCATGAACTGTCATCTATTGCATCTTTCATTTACGGACTCGGATTTACTCCGGGAGAaccggacacggattgcgtcctaccgccACCCGTCCCCAGCTGCGAAAGGGCggaagctttgagtggccacggtgatgtatgtgtcttatccataccgtccatccatttttcctatcattttttagattacccaaaaatgaggcagttccaaagctcaagtggaacacgccacaggaagcagcggtgatgatGATTCTCAcctttgaaacttttctaggcccaccgtaatatttactcGCTATCCAACctgtatgaagagaaaaaaccaaagatcagctccatctaaaacttttgtggccccaaaagattttcaatggtaggcgtttaatcccaTTGTGTAGCTTACttaaaccttggatctgcctcatttttgggcttataacctataatgataagaaaaaattgatagacagtgtggataagacccacacATCGTCGGTGACCACTCAAAGCTCCCGCCAGTTCCCAGTTGGAGacaggcggggtaggacgcaatccgcgggAGTACCAACGTCCGTACTGgttggtgttctgtgggcccactgtgacgtatgtattctgtctatccatttttcctgcaTGAGGTAAAAAGTAGTCAGATCAtagtattaggtggaccatactataggaaagttttggatcaagctaatattgtattttccctttatccatgtctgtgtgacctaatcagcagATTAGATGCCAAATTAACATTACAATGGTATGTAGGGAGGTCCACCTTAAATTTAGATATGACTCAGTTttgagctcataccttaaaattagttgaaaaaaaatggatgaacatggtagataaaatatatacatcatagtggggtagGAAGCTTTTCCTGCACTGACCAGCAACTAGAGTTAGACTTGGACAccaagttgaaccgagtcgagcttggcccagtTCGATCAGTAGCCACCCTCAGCTCGAGTTCGGCTCCGCTTGGTGATCGAGTTTGATtagccagctcaactcggcttggtttGCAACTCTGGCTAGATCGAGTCGAATTTGAGCTCGAACTTTTGAGCTGTGTTTGAGTTTGAGGTTGAGGTTGAGCTTTCGAGTTCAAGATTGTACATATAACAtaatattcaaatattaatacagtaaaattaaaaataaaaaacaacttacaaactgaaaagtaaaaatattacaatcactacaagaaaaacgggcaaaggctacggccaaaaaccgTAGCAAAATTCCTTTTGCTACGAATATAATCCAtagcacgtccgtcgctattggtggggtagctaaaggtatagCTATGGataatatccgtagcaatagataccaatagctacggatataatccgtagcaatagataccaatagctacggattatatccgtagccatagataccaatagctacggattatatccatagcaataCCTTTAACTATCCCACCAATAGTGATGGACATACTACGGATCGTATTCGTAGCAAAATGAATTTTatctgtagcaatagataccaataacgCCAATAATatctgtagcaatagataccaatagctacggataaaaGCTGTAGCCATAGTtatggattatatttgtagctatttttttaaaaattgtaataatacgacctgtttccattgcaagaacccactgtgattgataactcatctaagcttaatgctgatagaaatagtatataaaatgcaatcagaaaaaaaaaataatgcatttattacaaataacaatcaaatcatacaatgtatCTTACATTCACAtgtctaaataaacaatacttcactgtgcttaacctatcataagaattacacataaggcgtgccctcatatgcaagaaacaaatacactccaacataataaacaccctccatatgcattcaataatgctcacatttttacagaattttcttcctttaaacggtcaatttcagcaaatgtagaagatagagcttcttctttccttgaaactgcagatgtaacttctgtggacttcgacacaagatcactttcaagttctgaaacccttggcttgagaaaataaatttcatcctctaCTGACTTCTTTAACTTATCAGCCtgtataaaacaacatttgtaaaCACAAttaaacaagcatgcctttgtacacatctcaaaaggaagaaatacaaaaaaaaaaaacacttatatatgaagaaataaaaaatgtacctaaaaatcttctaaactatgacaaaatccaacatgagtaatgtgttcaaacttaggatggacttttaaactcaaaacctacgtttagattaaggttataggtttaggtttaggttttaggcttaggttaaggttataggtttaggttaggtttaggttatatgttatatgttatagctttagggaattgagaataggttaaggtttaggtttaggtttaggaaatcgggttcgggtttgggatcgggtttaggtttaggttttcaagtttaggtttatgtttaggttagggagttgcaattaggattaggtgtaggtttaggtttaggttagggagttgggattaggattatgtgtatatttaggtttagggatttgagaatacatttacgttttaggttataggttaaggtttaggttataggttttggtttaggttaagcttataggcttaggttaaggtttaggtttaggttataggtttaggttaaggtttaggtttaggttataggtaggttataggttaaagctttagggaattgagaataggttaaggtttaggtttaggaaatcgggtttagtttgggttttcaagtttacgtttaggttaaggagttgagattaggattaagtgtaggtttaggtttaaggatttgagaatacatttatgttataggtttaggtttaggttaaggttataggtttaggttaggtttaggtgtaggttataggttataggttataggttatagctttagggaattgagaataggttataggtttaggaaatcgggttcgggttcgggatcgggtttaggattgggtttaggtttaggttataggttataggtttaggttacaggtttaggtttaggtttaggttaggttacaggttaggttacaggttatagatttaggtttaggttataggttataggttataggttaaagtttaggttataggttaaggtttaggtttaggttataggttataggttatagctttagggaattgagaataggttaaggtttgggtttaggaaatcgggttcgggtttaggtttgggtttttaagtttaggtttaggtttaggttagggagttgagattaggattaggtgtagttttaggtttaggttagggagttgagattaggattaggtgtaggtttaggtttagggatttgagaatacatttaggttataggtttaggtttaggttttaggttataggtttaggtttaggttaaggttaggttataagtttaggttataggttataggttaaggtttaagttataggttatggtttaggtttaggtttaggttaaggtttaggtttaggttataggttataggctataggttaaagctttagggaattgagaataggttaaggtttaggtttaggaaatcgggttcgggtttgagatcgggtttagtttgggttttcaagtttaggtttaggttaaggagttgagattaggattaggtgtaggtttaggtttaaggatttgagaatacatttaggttttaggtttaggtttaggttaggtttaggtgtaagttataggttatagattatagctttagggaattgagaataggttataggtttaggaaatcgggctcgggttcgggatcgggtttaggatcgggtttaggttataggtttaggtttaggttaggttataggttataggtttaagtttaggttataggttaaagtttaggttataggttaaggttaaggtttaggtttaggtttaggttataggttataggttatagctttaaggaattgagaataggttaaggttttggtttagcaaatcgggttcaggtttgggatcgggtttaggtttgaatttttaagtttaggtttatgtttaggtttgggagttgagattaagattaggtgtaggtttaggtttagggatttgagaatacatttaggtttaggttttagtttataggtttaggttataggttaaggtttaggttaaggttataggttatggtttaggtttaggtttaggttttaggtttaggttttaggtttaggttaggtttaggtttaggttataggttataactttagggaattgagaataagttattggtttaagaaatcgggttcgggttcgggatcgggtttatgatcgggtttaggttataggtttaggtttaggttataggttataggtttaggttacaggtttaggtttaggtttaggttaggttatatgttataggtttaggtttaggttagaagttataggttataggttaaagtttaggttataggttaaggtttaggtttaggttataggtttagggtgtggtttcggttaagggtgtggtctctgcaaatacagatataaacacggcctgtccaaattgCCAAGCCCcttcaatgctgtccataggaaatggacagcttcatcatggacATAACAGCGgctctcaccttccagggacccccgctcaacatccggatagctccgatgcacatctggatctgcttcatcaatttcgaggtaatatataaacatgggcctgtccaaatggtcaggccatccatattgctgtccataggaaatggacagcttcatcatggttataatagcggttcccaccttccagggacccccacttaaCATCTGGATagttccgacgcacatccggatctacttcatcaatttcgagataatatataaacatgggcttgtccaaatggccaggccaattcatcaatgaatcatatagtatgaaggaaagaagactcaccaatttagcTAGCAAGGAGAGAGTGTGAGTGCTTGGAATGTCACCCTTTTTTTgaataatggatgcatattccacaatgcaatctgagaatgagTAAGTTTTTCTTGAGAATCTACATACATATGAACCTGCAGAAAGTAAGCAACAAGAAACATTCTACATAAATGCATTTGTACATCATTGCTATTTAGTTTCGTATGAAAAAAACTGACCTTTCTCAGGAAATCTGTCATCTCTGCCTTGCGTTGATGGAGAAAATAACCTTAAAATACATAATTTAGTTAATAGGAAAGATCAAATTGTAATTACATTCCCAATATTTATGATGCAGAAACATTTGTAAACATGAAATTGTAGATGAAATGATGCAGTAACTAGAGATATACATATGCAACTCGAGGAAGTCCACCGATCAGATAGCTGTGATTGTTTAACAGAGTAGATTTTTGATCTGTTGAACACTAACATTGGGATCCACCTGACGAATGATATGTATCATCATCATTAATGCAAAATATTCCCCCATCTATACAGACTATTGGCCTCGAATGAAAATTCTGTTAATTTAGTCGAAGTTGGTATAAAAGCTTagaaattacttacaaattgcacatgtggcatataattgtaaatttgtaatagaAGTTTTGTCATTTGATACAATAACTTCTAAGTCAAAATATGTAACAAAGATGTACTAAGAAAGGTGAATTAAGTCCTAGATGGGCCAAAGAAAAAGCAGGAATTAGAGGGTCCTAGTGCACATGTGGCAATGCCTTCCTATCTTCCCAAATCTTTACCTGTTGCAAACCAACAAATCAAGATGATACTTGAAGGTTCCAAATCATATAGAATATTTCAAAAATGGCAagattatttgaaataagttacttatctactgctgtaaatgAAACAATGAAACAACTAGTGCCATAACTAGATAGGTCTTTTAACTATTAATTTAATACAATTAGAGAAATACGGAAGAAAATGATACAATTAGAGAAATATGGAAGAAAATTTTAAACTTAGTCATAGCTGATGAATGTAAGTTCAGCAAATCAAGCTTCAGAAGAAACCTTCCATGCAAGTTTCAAAACCTGGACCACTTAGTTCAACCCTGCTCAACCATGAGCAACCATGTCAGTGGTGCACTTAGGACGAGATGTGAAGACATAAACCCATTCAAACAGTTTTTACCATTAACGTTATTAACGAGATGGTAATACCCACACTTTCATGCCTTGCTTAAACTGAGGTATGACAGAAGTACTTGGTAGACAATTACAATGTTATTTTATTCAGAATAGATATCATGTATTGTCTTCCACAATTCTGTGGCAGCCTCAAGAAGAGTACTGCTATTCACCTATCTTTCAATACTGTTTATCCTTGAGAATCTTCTTTCATCCACTGCTTTAAATCATCTTCTGATTGTGCATCTCTGAAAATAAAGTCAAGTCTATACCTACTGCCTAGAAACAACTCAATGATTTTCAACTTCGTTGTTGAAACATGAATATTAATGTTCTCCACCATGCTAGAGTTTAAAGAAGAAAAACGTCCATTTCAACAACTGTTTAGGATATCCACATGGTTGGTAGAAATATTTTGAGCAAAGTTCACTTACCTGAGGGTAAAGATCACAACTTCCCAACTCCTTCACAACCAAAGGCAATCGTTCTCCATTTGTAACCTGAGAAGTTGAGTAAATGGCAATGTTACCATGTTAACTTCAACAGAATACAACTTCAACTTTGATATAGTATATGTCTTGCAAAAAGATAAATACAAGATGAACTAACCTCAAAATCTGCCCCCACAGTCTTGATGTTCACAGTTTGAATTTCATTATGCTTAGCCAATATGATCTTGCCACTATTGTCCATACTAGCAACTGGTTCTTCTCGACCAATTTTTATCATAATGGTTCCTTCATCATATCCAATTACAACCCTATACGCAAAACAAAGACATACATATTTAAGCAAGTAGACAACTTTAGGACAAGTTACTTGAACCTGTATCTTCTTGAATAGTTTACCACTTAATAAGCTTTAATGAACAGTGAACACAATTTTTGTAAAATAGAACTAGTTGCATTATTCTCTCAAGCAAAACAATAAATATCAACATACTATGATGCCATGAAACCAATGATTGCAAACCACCTTGAACTATCCATTAATTGTTGAGAACCAAAATTTCTTCCTGTAACTTAAAACTCATTGGCAGGGAGAGAATGAAAAGGACAATGGTTAAAACACTCACTGGCGCGAACCTTTCATATATCCAACAGCCCACACTCGTTTAAGACCATAATTCAACATGTTCTCAAGTCTGTACAGTCAAGAAACCAACCCAAAAT contains:
- the LOC131229557 gene encoding nuclear-pore anchor-like isoform X1, whose amino-acid sequence is MLFSPSTQGRDDRFPEKGSYVCRFSRKTYSFSDCIVEYASIIQKKGDIPSTHTLSLLAKLADKLKKSVEDEIYFLKPRVSELESDLVSKSTEVTSAVSRKEEALSSTFAEIDRLKEENSVKM
- the LOC131229557 gene encoding nuclear-pore anchor-like isoform X2 is translated as MLFSPSTQGRDDRFPEKGSYVCRFSRKTYSFSDCIVEYASIIQKKGDIPSTHTLSLLAKLLKKSVEDEIYFLKPRVSELESDLVSKSTEVTSAVSRKEEALSSTFAEIDRLKEENSVKM
- the LOC131229557 gene encoding nuclear-pore anchor-like isoform X4, which encodes MLFSPSTQGRDDRFPEKDCIVEYASIIQKKGDIPSTHTLSLLAKLADKLKKSVEDEIYFLKPRVSELESDLVSKSTEVTSAVSRKEEALSSTFAEIDRLKEENSVKM
- the LOC131229557 gene encoding coatomer subunit beta'-1-like isoform X3, which encodes MYHQEEKFVRLENMLNYGLKRVWAVGYMKGSRQVVIGYDEGTIMIKIGREEPVASMDNSGKIILAKHNEIQTVNIKTVGADFEVTNGERLPLVVKELGSCDLYPQVIFSINARQR